In Pseudovibrio brasiliensis, the following are encoded in one genomic region:
- a CDS encoding ferritin-like domain-containing protein, whose amino-acid sequence MDQQLLSVPPQDRDLEWIKASLQSAVALEHATLPLYLAAMFSLEVQNYTTYNLIRSVVMEEMVHMAIGCNILAALGEKPSIKKLDPLSPSEGLPGGVEPDLPVVFAQLSKNQLQNFLRLETPISLLAAKYKDEKYPSIGAFYSKIKTAISANADEINATAKKVLSTPANTYPNQVGDNIGFTVFSIEDKRTPVQQFLDGIDEIIEQGEGSNAQDLYAQNFDGEGSHYARFAEIYYGAQLLVPTPEPKLTPETETEFFKGHKIPWPNVTNVLAVPRDGYEKLLELDSEGEAVKRNLDAFDTKYTEIMTDLNLMWNGPAEESWPTFGKAVAAMTDLRVLSCFNIMRSQIPANLIARLPELYGDEAKIMAHYTDLSEPVFYGPRFINQNA is encoded by the coding sequence ATGGACCAACAGCTGCTATCAGTTCCCCCGCAAGATCGAGACCTAGAATGGATTAAGGCATCGCTTCAGTCAGCCGTTGCTTTGGAACATGCAACATTGCCGCTTTATCTGGCGGCGATGTTTTCCTTAGAGGTTCAAAACTACACAACTTACAACCTGATTCGCTCTGTCGTGATGGAAGAGATGGTTCATATGGCCATCGGGTGTAATATACTGGCTGCACTCGGAGAAAAGCCTTCGATTAAGAAGTTGGATCCACTTTCTCCATCTGAAGGATTGCCAGGTGGTGTGGAGCCAGATCTCCCGGTTGTTTTTGCGCAGCTTAGCAAGAACCAGCTGCAGAATTTCTTACGACTTGAAACTCCAATCAGTCTGTTAGCTGCAAAATACAAAGATGAGAAGTACCCTTCGATTGGTGCATTCTACTCGAAAATCAAAACTGCAATCTCGGCGAATGCAGATGAGATAAATGCCACCGCGAAAAAAGTTCTCTCAACTCCGGCCAATACCTATCCCAATCAGGTTGGAGACAATATTGGCTTCACTGTCTTTTCCATTGAGGATAAACGAACACCTGTTCAGCAGTTCCTTGATGGTATTGACGAGATCATTGAGCAGGGTGAAGGAAGCAATGCTCAGGATCTTTATGCGCAGAACTTTGATGGGGAGGGCAGCCATTACGCACGTTTTGCGGAGATCTACTATGGCGCGCAGCTTCTCGTTCCAACTCCGGAACCCAAACTAACACCTGAGACAGAAACAGAGTTTTTCAAAGGTCACAAAATACCGTGGCCAAACGTGACCAATGTACTCGCTGTTCCACGTGATGGTTACGAGAAACTTCTCGAGCTTGATTCAGAGGGAGAGGCAGTCAAACGCAACCTGGACGCATTTGATACTAAATACACTGAGATCATGACAGATCTGAATCTGATGTGGAACGGCCCAGCAGAAGAATCCTGGCCAACATTTGGCAAGGCCGTAGCAGCAATGACGGACTTACGTGTGCTTTCCTGCTTTAACATCATGCGCTCGCAGATCCCAGCAAATCTGATTGCAAGACTACCAGAACTCTACGGTGATGAAGCCAAGATCATGGCGCACTACACGGACTTATCAGAACCAGTCTTTTACGGTCCCCGTTTCATAAATCAAAACGCTTAG